The following coding sequences lie in one Haematobia irritans isolate KBUSLIRL chromosome 3, ASM5000362v1, whole genome shotgun sequence genomic window:
- the mys gene encoding position-specific antigen beta subunit myospheroid isoform X2: MISSKQRPQMLALATLILSCLVLSAESQLAGKLTQNPCVNKATCHECIQTVNCAWCSAPNLGDKPRCFVQYTNNYCDARYIHNPKTIQEIIVNQELSRASGGAAMAGGQMSAGGSYYYNSSSSGSYSGSYASSSSASASGSASSASGYGEIVQISPQRVNLKLRINEAHNLQFRYSQAEDYPVDLYYLMDLSKSMEDDKEKLSALGDLLSETMRNITSNFRLGFGSFVDKVLMPYVSTIPKNMIEPCAGCAAPYGYKNAMPLSMDTYRFSTEVKNAAVSGNLDAPEGGFDAIMQAIACRQQIGWREQARRLLVFSTDAGFHYAGDGKLGGVITPNDGECHLNTAGLYTHSVIQDYPSISQINHKVKQNSINIIFAVTANQHSVYQKLSSHIEGSSSAILSNDSSNVVDLVREEYSKISSSIEMKDNATSHVKITYHSTCLNSGSNELETAKCDGLKVGDIVTFNAQIVVTSCPADPAEWKQVIQIYPVGINESLVIDLEMLCSCDCERPGSPGYEINSPLCSNHGKLMCGICDCDDMHFGHSCECSNNEIHTDKTNEIGCRADNSSTVDCSGRGTCLCGVCDCEKRANPDEIISGRFCECDNFSCERHEQQLCSGPDHGTCECGVCACKPGWSGSGCNCKTSNDSCYPPGGGEICSGRGECVCGKCECKSTDEGRFSGDHCEYCPTCSGRCHELKDCVQCQVYRTGPLKEPEDCRTNCTLFTPTEVDKVEIDESKGEHLCIFYDEYDCKFKFKYREEDNKIVVVAQTERECPPKVFMLGIVLGVIAAIVLVGLAILLLWKLLTTIHDRREFARFEKERMNAKWDTGENPIYKQATSTFKNPMYAGK; the protein is encoded by the exons ATGATATCTTCCAAACAACGCCCGCAAATGCTGGCGTTAGCAACTCTGATTCTTTCCTGCCTGGTATTATCAGCTGAAAGTCAATTGGCTGGAAAACTTACACAAAATCCCTGCGTCAACAAAGCCACCTGTCATGAATGTATACAGACAGTGAATTGTGCCTGGTGTTCGGCACCAAATCTAGGTGATAAGCCAAGATGTTTTGTCCAATACACAAATAACTATTGTGATGCCCGATATATACACAATCCCAAGACCAtacaggaaattattgtaaatcAAGAGCTAAGTCGAGCAAGTGGTGGAGCTGCCATGGCTGGTGGACAAATGTCTGCTGGAGGTTCTTATTACTATAATTCCTCATCTAGTGGTTCATATTCCGGATCGTATGCAAGCTCTTCGTCGGCAAGTGCCTCTGGATCAGCCTCATCGGCTAGTGGTTATGGAGAGATTGTACAAATCAGTCCACAAAGAGTTAATCTGAAATTACGCATAA ATGAAGCCCATAATTTACAATTCCGTTATTCACAAGCCGAAGATTATCCTGTAGATTTATATTATCTTATGGACTTGTCCAAATCTATGGAAGATGATAAAGAAAAACTTTCAGCCTTGGGTGATTTACTATCGGAAACTATGCGTAATATTACTTCAAATTTCCGTTTGGGATTCGGTTCATTCGTCGATAAGGTATTGATGCCTTATGTATCTACTATACCCAAAAA CATGATAGAACCATGTGCGGGCTGTGCTGCACCCTATGGTTACAAAAATGCAATGCCTCTAAGTATGGACACATATCGGTTCTCA ACTGAAGTAAAGAATGCTGCTGTATCTGGTAATTTGGATGCCCCAGAAGGTGGTTTTGATGCCATTATGCAAGCAATTGCTTGTCGACAACAAATTGGATGGCGTGAACAGGCTCGTCGTTTATTGGTATTCTCAACAGATGCTGGTTTCCATTATGCTGGCGATGGCAAG CTTGGTGGTGTAATCACTCCTAACGATGGTGAATGTCATTTGAATACAGCTGGCCTTTATACCCACTCTGTAATACAAGATTATCCCAGTATTTCGCAAATCAATCACAAAGTCAAACAAAATTCCATTAACATCATTTTTGCTGTTACCGCCAATCAACATTCGGTCTATCAAAAATTGTCTTCCCACATTGAAGGTTCTTCCAGTGCTATTTTATCCAATGATTCTTCCAATGTTGTCGATTTGGTCAGAGAAGAATATAGC aaaatctctTCATCCATTGAGATGAAAGATAATGCTACCAGCCATGTTAAGATTACCTATCACTCCACCTGTTTGAATAGTGGTAGTAATGAATTGGAAACTGCTAAATGTGATGGTCTTAAGGTCGGTGATATTGTTACTTTTAATGCCCAGATTGTGGTCACCTCATGTCCTGCCGATCCTGCTGAATGGAAACAAGTTATTCAAATTTACCCTGTGGGTATCAATGAAAGTTTGGTTATTGATTTGGAAATGTTGTGTTCTTGTGATTGTGAGAGACCCGGTTCTCCTGGCTATGAAATCAACTCACCCCTATGTAGCAATCATGGCAAATTGATGTGTGGCATTTGTGATTGTGATGATATGCATTTTGGTCACTCTTGCGAATGTTCCAATAATGAAATTCATACAGACAAAACCAATGAAATTGGTTGCCGTGCTGATAATTCATCAACTGTTGACTGTAGTGGTCGTGGTACTTGTTTGTGTGGTGTTTGCGATTGTGAGAAACGTGCCAATCCCGATGAGATTATATCCGGTCGTTTCTGTGAATGTGACAACTTCTCATGTGAACGTCATGAACAACAATTGTGTTCGGGTCCCGATCATGGAACTTGTGAGTGTGGTGTATGTGCTTGCAAGCCTGGTTGGTCTGGTAGTGGCTGTAATTGCAAGACTTCAAATGATAGTTGTTATCCACCCGGTGGTGGTGAAATCTGTTCAGGACGTGGTGAATGTGTTTGCGGAAAATGCGA ATGTAAATCCACCGATGAAGGCCGTTTCTCAGGCGATCACTGTGAATATTGTCCCACCTGCTCTGGTCGTtgccatgaactaaaagactgTGTCCAATGTCAAGTATATCGTACTGGACCCCTTAAAGAACCCGAAGATTGCCGTACAAATTGTACTCTATTCACACCTACCGAAGTCGATAAGGTCGAAATCGATGAAAGCAAAGGCGAACATCTTTGCATATTCTATGATGAATACGATtgtaaattcaaattcaaatatcGTGAAGAAgataacaaaattgttgttgttgcccaAACAGAACGTGAATGCCCCCCGAAAGTGTTCATGTTGGGTATTGTGTTGGGTGTTATTGCCGCCATTGTTTTGGTCGGTTTGGCCATTTTGTTGCTATGGAAATTGTTGACAACCATTCATGATCGTCGTGAATTTGCCAGATTTGAGAAGGAACGCATGAATGCCAAATGGGATACT
- the mys gene encoding position-specific antigen beta subunit myospheroid isoform X1, translated as MISSKQRPQMLALATLILSCLVLSAESQLAGKLTQNPCVNKATCHECIQTVNCAWCSAPNLGDKPRCFVQYTNNYCDARYIHNPKTIQEIIVNQELSRASGGAAMAGGQMSAGGSYYYNSSSSGSYSGSYASSSSASASGSASSASGYGEIVQISPQRVNLKLRINEAHNLQFRYSQAEDYPVDLYYLMDLSKSMEDDKEKLSALGDLLSETMRNITSNFRLGFGSFVDKVLMPYVSTIPKKLEHPCDQCEAPYGYRNHMPLSTDTPKFTTEVKNAAVSGNLDAPEGGFDAIMQAIACRQQIGWREQARRLLVFSTDAGFHYAGDGKLGGVITPNDGECHLNTAGLYTHSVIQDYPSISQINHKVKQNSINIIFAVTANQHSVYQKLSSHIEGSSSAILSNDSSNVVDLVREEYSKISSSIEMKDNATSHVKITYHSTCLNSGSNELETAKCDGLKVGDIVTFNAQIVVTSCPADPAEWKQVIQIYPVGINESLVIDLEMLCSCDCERPGSPGYEINSPLCSNHGKLMCGICDCDDMHFGHSCECSNNEIHTDKTNEIGCRADNSSTVDCSGRGTCLCGVCDCEKRANPDEIISGRFCECDNFSCERHEQQLCSGPDHGTCECGVCACKPGWSGSGCNCKTSNDSCYPPGGGEICSGRGECVCGKCECKSTDEGRFSGDHCEYCPTCSGRCHELKDCVQCQVYRTGPLKEPEDCRTNCTLFTPTEVDKVEIDESKGEHLCIFYDEYDCKFKFKYREEDNKIVVVAQTERECPPKVFMLGIVLGVIAAIVLVGLAILLLWKLLTTIHDRREFARFEKERMNAKWDTGENPIYKQATSTFKNPMYAGK; from the exons ATGATATCTTCCAAACAACGCCCGCAAATGCTGGCGTTAGCAACTCTGATTCTTTCCTGCCTGGTATTATCAGCTGAAAGTCAATTGGCTGGAAAACTTACACAAAATCCCTGCGTCAACAAAGCCACCTGTCATGAATGTATACAGACAGTGAATTGTGCCTGGTGTTCGGCACCAAATCTAGGTGATAAGCCAAGATGTTTTGTCCAATACACAAATAACTATTGTGATGCCCGATATATACACAATCCCAAGACCAtacaggaaattattgtaaatcAAGAGCTAAGTCGAGCAAGTGGTGGAGCTGCCATGGCTGGTGGACAAATGTCTGCTGGAGGTTCTTATTACTATAATTCCTCATCTAGTGGTTCATATTCCGGATCGTATGCAAGCTCTTCGTCGGCAAGTGCCTCTGGATCAGCCTCATCGGCTAGTGGTTATGGAGAGATTGTACAAATCAGTCCACAAAGAGTTAATCTGAAATTACGCATAA ATGAAGCCCATAATTTACAATTCCGTTATTCACAAGCCGAAGATTATCCTGTAGATTTATATTATCTTATGGACTTGTCCAAATCTATGGAAGATGATAAAGAAAAACTTTCAGCCTTGGGTGATTTACTATCGGAAACTATGCGTAATATTACTTCAAATTTCCGTTTGGGATTCGGTTCATTCGTCGATAAGGTATTGATGCCTTATGTATCTACTATACCCAAAAA ACTAGAACATCCCTGTGATCAATGTGAAGCACCCTATGGTTATCGTAACCATATGCCTTTGAGTACAGATACCCCAAAATTCACT ACTGAAGTAAAGAATGCTGCTGTATCTGGTAATTTGGATGCCCCAGAAGGTGGTTTTGATGCCATTATGCAAGCAATTGCTTGTCGACAACAAATTGGATGGCGTGAACAGGCTCGTCGTTTATTGGTATTCTCAACAGATGCTGGTTTCCATTATGCTGGCGATGGCAAG CTTGGTGGTGTAATCACTCCTAACGATGGTGAATGTCATTTGAATACAGCTGGCCTTTATACCCACTCTGTAATACAAGATTATCCCAGTATTTCGCAAATCAATCACAAAGTCAAACAAAATTCCATTAACATCATTTTTGCTGTTACCGCCAATCAACATTCGGTCTATCAAAAATTGTCTTCCCACATTGAAGGTTCTTCCAGTGCTATTTTATCCAATGATTCTTCCAATGTTGTCGATTTGGTCAGAGAAGAATATAGC aaaatctctTCATCCATTGAGATGAAAGATAATGCTACCAGCCATGTTAAGATTACCTATCACTCCACCTGTTTGAATAGTGGTAGTAATGAATTGGAAACTGCTAAATGTGATGGTCTTAAGGTCGGTGATATTGTTACTTTTAATGCCCAGATTGTGGTCACCTCATGTCCTGCCGATCCTGCTGAATGGAAACAAGTTATTCAAATTTACCCTGTGGGTATCAATGAAAGTTTGGTTATTGATTTGGAAATGTTGTGTTCTTGTGATTGTGAGAGACCCGGTTCTCCTGGCTATGAAATCAACTCACCCCTATGTAGCAATCATGGCAAATTGATGTGTGGCATTTGTGATTGTGATGATATGCATTTTGGTCACTCTTGCGAATGTTCCAATAATGAAATTCATACAGACAAAACCAATGAAATTGGTTGCCGTGCTGATAATTCATCAACTGTTGACTGTAGTGGTCGTGGTACTTGTTTGTGTGGTGTTTGCGATTGTGAGAAACGTGCCAATCCCGATGAGATTATATCCGGTCGTTTCTGTGAATGTGACAACTTCTCATGTGAACGTCATGAACAACAATTGTGTTCGGGTCCCGATCATGGAACTTGTGAGTGTGGTGTATGTGCTTGCAAGCCTGGTTGGTCTGGTAGTGGCTGTAATTGCAAGACTTCAAATGATAGTTGTTATCCACCCGGTGGTGGTGAAATCTGTTCAGGACGTGGTGAATGTGTTTGCGGAAAATGCGA ATGTAAATCCACCGATGAAGGCCGTTTCTCAGGCGATCACTGTGAATATTGTCCCACCTGCTCTGGTCGTtgccatgaactaaaagactgTGTCCAATGTCAAGTATATCGTACTGGACCCCTTAAAGAACCCGAAGATTGCCGTACAAATTGTACTCTATTCACACCTACCGAAGTCGATAAGGTCGAAATCGATGAAAGCAAAGGCGAACATCTTTGCATATTCTATGATGAATACGATtgtaaattcaaattcaaatatcGTGAAGAAgataacaaaattgttgttgttgcccaAACAGAACGTGAATGCCCCCCGAAAGTGTTCATGTTGGGTATTGTGTTGGGTGTTATTGCCGCCATTGTTTTGGTCGGTTTGGCCATTTTGTTGCTATGGAAATTGTTGACAACCATTCATGATCGTCGTGAATTTGCCAGATTTGAGAAGGAACGCATGAATGCCAAATGGGATACT